A part of Capsicum annuum cultivar UCD-10X-F1 chromosome 6, UCD10Xv1.1, whole genome shotgun sequence genomic DNA contains:
- the LOC107853096 gene encoding protein tas, with protein MASCSTSSIMPVAISNINPRIPSCRNFTRRLPTFRPSSTWRKSISSTVVTAKLAQKNAMQYRKLGDSDLNISEITIGTMTFGEQNTEKEAHEILSYAFDQGINIIDTAEAYPIPMKKETQGKTDLYISSWMKSQPRDKVILATKVCGYSERSSYIRENAKVLRVDAANIRESVEKSLKRLNTDYIDLLQIHWPDRYVPLFGEFFYETSKWRPSVPFIEQLRAFQELINEGKVRYLGVSNETSYGVMEFVHAAKVEGLPKIVSIQNNYSLLVRCHFEVDLVEVCHPNHCNIGLLSYSPLAGGTLSGKYLNSNSEASKKGRLNLFPGYMERYNKSLAKEATKKYEEVAKKHGLSLVELALGFARDRPFVTSSIIGATSVDQLKEDVDAFLTTERPLPPQVMDDIEEIFKRYRDPAST; from the exons ATGGCTTCCTGCAGCACTTCCTCTATAATGCCGGTGGCTATCTCCAATATCAACCCCCGCATTCCGTCTTGCCGCAATTTTACGCGCCGTTTGCCAACATTTCGGCCGTCGTCGACATGGAGGAAGAGCATTTCCAGCACAGTTGTTACTGCAAAACTTGCTCAGAAGAACGCTATGCAGTATCGTAAGCTCGGAGACTCTGATCTTAACATCAGCGAAATTACTATTGGTACT ATGACATTTGGAGAACAGAATACAGAGAAGGAGGCTCATGAAATACTTAGTTATGCATTTGATCAAGGAATTAATATCATTGATACTGCTGAGGCT TATCCTATCCCAATGAAGAAGGAGACTCAAGGAAAGACTGATCTCTATATTAGTAGCTGGATGAAGTCTCAACCCCGTGATAAG GTGATTTTGGCTACAAAAGTTTGTGGTTATTCAGAAAGGTCAAGTTACATACGTGAAAATGCGAAGGTTTTGCGAGTGGATGCTGCTAATATTCGAGAAAGTGTAGAAAAAAGTTTGAAACGTCTCAATACTGATTACATTGATTTACTCCAAATACATTG GCCAGATAGATATGTTCCATTGTTCGGTGAATTCTTTTATGAAACTTCAAAATGGAGGCCAAGTGTGCCTTTCATTGAGCAGCTTAGAGCCtttcaagaactcatcaatgaagGAAAG GTGCGCTACCTTGGTGTTTCCAATGAAACTTCATATGGAGTAATGGAGTTTGTCCATGCTGCAAAAGTTGAAGGATTGCCAAAGATTGTCAGCATTCAGAATAATTACAGTCTGCTAGTTAGGTGCCACTTTGAGG TTGATCTTGTCGAAGTATGCCACCCAAACCACTGTAACATTGGTTTACTTTCTTATTCCCCACTGGCCGGTGGAACCTTGTCTGGGAAGTATCTGAACAGTAATTCTGAAGCTTCTAAAAAAGGGAGACTTAACTTGTTCCCAGGCTATATGGAAAGATACAATAAATCCCTTGCCaag GAAGCAACTAAAAAGTATGAAGAAGTGGCCAAGAAGCATGGTCTATCCCTAGTTGAGTTAGCCCTAGGATTTGCCCGAGACCGGCCATTTGTGACAAGTTCAATTATAGGCGCAACTTCTGTGGATCAATTAAAAGAAGATGTTGATGCTTTTTTGACAACTGAGAGACCATTGCCACCTCAAGTAATGGATGATATTGAAGAAATTTTCAAGAGATACAGGGATCCTGCTTCAACATAG